The Candidatus Defluviibacterium haderslevense DNA window TCCGGATTAATTTCACACCAACAGCAATTAGGTTCTATTGTAGCGGGAGCTGCGGGATTGAATGGGACAGAAGCAGTAACACTGGAGGCGGCGTGTGGCTCTGGTGGTGCAGCTCTCCGTAACGGATATATGGCCATTATGAGTGGGATGTGCGATACTGTGGTAGTGTGTGGATTAGAAAAGATGAGTCATCATGATAAAACCTTTATAACAGATTCGATAGCTACGGCTTCGGATTGGGAAATTGAAGGTGGACAAGGAGCTTCATTTCTAACATTAAATGCAGGACTCATGCAAAGTTATTTGGACACTTATAAAATTTCGCCCGATCTCTTTGCCATGTTTGGTGTAAATGCACATCACAATGCTAACAAGAATCCGAATGCGTTACTTCACAAAGAAATTACTATTGAAGATTATGTCAATGCAAAATTTATAAGTGAGTCTTTGAGAATTTATGATGCTTCACCCATTTGTGATGGGAGTGCTGCAGTTATTTTGTCTAAGTATCCACCATTGAATCACAACAACAGACCACAGGTCAAAATAACAGCTTCCACTTCTGCTACTGATTTTGTGGGTATTGCTAATAGAGTAGATCCATTGGAAGCTGCTGGTATCAAACGTTCTGGATTGAAAGCATTGGATGTGGCAGGAATAAGTATTGATGATATTGATTTTTTCGAATTGCATGATGCCTATTCTATCATTGCAACGTTGACACTTGAAGCCTTGGGATTTGCAAAAAAAGGTGAGGGTTGGAAACTTGCTGTAGAGGAAGAGATTACACCAAATGGAAGTATACCTATAGCAACTTTTGGTGGACTTAAAGCACGAGGACATCCGATCGGAGCTTCCGGCGTCTATCAAGCAGTAGAAGCCTATATGCAATTAACAGGTCTTGGCGGCGATAATCAATTAAAGAAGGACGTTCGTATTGGTTTAATTCAGAGTATCGGTGGTACTGCTTCTACGATCTTAACTCACGTCTTGGTTAAGCAATAATGACTTAATTATTTGGTCAATATAAATTCTAAATGCTTGCATGTAAAATTCACTTGAATCTTAAATCAAAGACTAATAACCAGCTTTAGAAAGTTTTTTTATTTAGGAAATGGCTTGTTGTATTAATGTAATATGGAAAATGTTTTTTGAAAAGAAGAACCATTTTCACAAATGATCTTAGATAAATAAATGCCTGAAGGCAAGTTTTTCGAAGATATATAAAAATTATCCCCACCATTAGCATTAACAGAAGTAGCAACAAATCCTTGCATATTATAAATGTTTATTTTTTTTGCAGATGATTTCAAATTGGAAATTTTAATATTGATTTCATCATTACAAGGATTTGGATAGATCGTGTAATCTTCCTCGATTGTTTTATTGTTCTTGTCACTTATATTGGTAAGAATGCAAAGCCCCGGCATATTGTTATCCATCCACTCCAATCTTTTAATCAGCCACCTTTTTAGACTGTTGACATTATT harbors:
- a CDS encoding thiolase domain-containing protein (Catalyzes the synthesis of acetoacetyl coenzyme A from two molecules of acetyl coenzyme A. It can also act as a thiolase, catalyzing the reverse reaction and generating two-carbon units from the four-carbon product of fatty acid oxidation), which produces MILTDNFQKPGVYIIGAAQLKVEKQSALSIREMGAKAIRDAMNDAGIEQVDAIYIGNMLSGLISHQQQLGSIVAGAAGLNGTEAVTLEAACGSGGAALRNGYMAIMSGMCDTVVVCGLEKMSHHDKTFITDSIATASDWEIEGGQGASFLTLNAGLMQSYLDTYKISPDLFAMFGVNAHHNANKNPNALLHKEITIEDYVNAKFISESLRIYDASPICDGSAAVILSKYPPLNHNNRPQVKITASTSATDFVGIANRVDPLEAAGIKRSGLKALDVAGISIDDIDFFELHDAYSIIATLTLEALGFAKKGEGWKLAVEEEITPNGSIPIATFGGLKARGHPIGASGVYQAVEAYMQLTGLGGDNQLKKDVRIGLIQSIGGTASTILTHVLVKQ